A genomic segment from Salmo trutta chromosome 38, fSalTru1.1, whole genome shotgun sequence encodes:
- the LOC115178548 gene encoding zinc finger protein 345-like has product MNPLSSEKETLIDEIEQSLFTLTEDNLRYLCERHGNDGSEIKGMNHRLLRRRIMEEMWDNTDSMKSEEQGVSWLLQLKEDIRRMLEDASGAPMSPSQSDDDDDAVDCDEECDGDSDWLPSNGLKVEHLSSSQSDDAAADSDEEFDVEDKDWLASDGLEAESDPERHTPEQRNKLSTSHSALPKSPGRASPSSVLLLGLKRVSVRLVDCMKTAGQSGHIIHKTTQTGENPHSSSAEQHKTLSGDSPSSHICDHCGNNFTTARSLKLHLQYLKRYRDNLTGEKPHVCSTCAKGFSEAGSLKRHLRTHTGEKPYVCHHCGKAWSDSGNLRRHMRKTHPGETVVVKSVLTGETPYYCSSDDCGMSFGTSRKRRVHQRKHTREKLCSTPNAKQRKEPLSGDGSHICDHCGKSFITARSLKRHLQYLKRYRENLTGEKPHVCSTCGKGFSEAGSLKRHLRTHTGEKPYVCHHCGKNYNDSGNLQRHIRTHTGEKPYHCSECGRNFREKISLIHHREVVHTEHPHRCAHCMKSFVSAFKLESHIKTRHPPNDPLKKPHVCSECGRGFSEAGSLKRHLRIHTGEKPYVCPRCGKDFTQSGLLQRHMRTHTGETPYHCLVCGMKFRHTISLKQHHLKNHKGETLGPVRMHQGPLPCPHCGEKFFTKALLKGHLQKTHKSRVHCPQCDKTFSTKGSLLVHQRKHTGERPYLCPQCGKSFSLTGSLKLHLRIHAGEKPYCCTYCDKSFTSKSHCNLHLRIHTGEKPYQCPDCGRRFRDGNVLKNHLRTHTGEKPFQCHVCDKAFAQWSSLKKHQDTHRLTQPVSVPRLPNPYLPHNQHVPYPYPSQTQW; this is encoded by the exons ATGAATCCACTCAGTTCAGAGAAGGAAACATTGATTGATGAAATTGAACAGAGTTTATTCACTTTAACCGAGGACAATTTACGTTACCTGTGTGAACGTCATGGCAACGATGGATCGGAAATTAAAGGGATGAATCATCGCTTATTACGCCGTAGAATCATGGAGGAAATGTGGGACAATACAGATTCAATGAAATCAGAGGAGCAGGGAGTGTCATGGTTACTCCAACTGAAAGAGGACATCAGAAGGATGCTGGAGGATGCTAGTGGTGCACCAATGAGTCCCAGCCAGtccgatgatgatgatgatgctgtagACTGTGACGAAGAATGCGATGGGGACAGCGATTGGTTGCCTAGCAATGGACTGAAGGTGGAGCACTTGAGTTCCAGCCAATCCGATGATGCCGCTGCAGACAGCGATGAAGAATTTGACGTGGAGGACAAGGATTGGTTGGCTAGCGATGGGCTGGAGGCAGAGTCAGATCCAGAGAGGCACACTCCAGAGCAGAGA AACAAGCTTTCCACGTCACACTCCGCCCTCCCGAAATCCCCAGGTCGTGCCTCTCCCAGTAGCGTATTACTGCTGGGTCTGAAGAGGGTGTCTGTGCGGCTGGTCGACTGCATGAAAACAGCAGGGCAGAGTGGCCATATAATACACAAGACAACACAGACAGGAGAGAATCCTCACAGCTCGTCTGCTGAACAACACAAAACCCTCTCAGGAGACAGTCCAAGCTCCCATATCTGTGACCATTGTGGGAACAATTTTACCACAGCAAGAAGTCTAAAACTACACCTACAGTACCTGAAGAGATACAGAGATAACTTGACTGGAGAGAAACCACACGTGTGTTCTACATGCGCAAAGGGATTCAGTGAGGCTGGCAGTCTTAAGAGACACCTGAGAACTCATACTGGGGAGAAACCGTACGTCTGCCATCATTGTGGGAAGGCTTGGAGTGATTCTGGAAACTTAAGGAGACACATGAGAAAAACTCACCCAGGAGAGACGGTCGTTGTGAAGAGCGTCCTTACAGGCGAGACACCTTACTATTGCTCCTCTGACGACTGTGGGATGAGCTTCGGTACCTCACGCAAACGCAGAgtacaccagagaaaacacacaagaGAGAAGCTTTGCAGCACGCCTAATGCTAAGCAACGTAAGGAACCCCTCTCAGGAGATGGCTCCCATATCTGTgatcactgtgggaagagttttatcaCAGCACGAAGTCTAAAACGACACTTACAGTACctgaagagatacagagagaacttGACTGGAGAGAAACCACACGTGTGTTCTACATGCGGAAAGGGATTCAGTGAGGCTGGCAGTCTTAAGAGACACCTGAGAACTCATACTGGGGAGAAACCTTATGTTTGCCATCATTGTGGGAAGAACTACAATGATTCTGGAAACTTACAGAGACACATcaggactcacacaggagagaaaccttaccactgctcGGAATGTGGTAGGAATTTTCGTGAAAAAATAAGCCTTATACATCACCGGGAAGTTGTTCACACAGAACACCCTCACCGCTGTGCTCACTGTATGAAGAGCTTCGTAAGTGCATTTAAACTGGAATCACACATAAAAACCCGGCATCCGCCAAATGATCCTCTGAAAAAACCACATGTGTGCTCTGAATGTGGAAGGGGATTCAGTGAGGCCGGCAGTCTTAAAAGACACCTGAGAATCCATACTGGGGAGAAACCGTACGTCTGTCCTCGCTGCGGTAAGGATTTTACTCAATCTGGACTCTTACAGCGACACATGAGAACTCACACGGGAGAGACACCTTACCACTGCTTGGTGTGCGGGATGAAGTTTCGTCATACAATCTCGCTAAAGCAGCACCACCTGAAGAACCACAAGGGGGAGACACTGGGTCCAGTCCGTATGCACCAAGGCCCTCTTCCATGCCCACACTGTGGGGAGAAGTTCTTTACCAAGGCTCTTCTAAAGGGTCACCTTCAGAAGACTCACAAAAGCAGAGTCCACTGCCCACAGTGCGACAAAACCTTCTCCACTAAAGGTAGTTTACTAGTCCACCAGAGGAAACACACTGGAGAGAGGCCTTACCTTTGccctcagtgtgggaagagtttctctctGACAGGGAGTTTAAAACTTCATCTCCGGATTCATGCTGGTGAAAAGCCTTACTGCTGTACTTACTGTGACAAGAGCTTCACAAGTAAAAGCCACTGCAATCTACACTTGCGAatccacactggagagaagccgtaCCAATGCCCTGACTGCGGGAGGAGGTTTCGTGATGGGAATGTCTTGAAAAACCACCTGCGgacccacacaggagagaaaccgttcCAGTGCCACGTGTGTGATAAAGCCTTTGCCCAGTGGAGCAGTCTGAAGAAACATCAGGACACACACAGGCTAACTCAGCCTGTCTCTGTCCCAAGACTCCCTAATCCCTACCTACCACACAATCAGCATGTCCCTTATCCCTACCCATCACAGACTCAATGGTAA